One region of Enterobacter ludwigii genomic DNA includes:
- the nagE gene encoding N-acetylglucosamine-specific PTS transporter subunit IIBC, with product MNAFSYLQRLGKALMLPIATLPVAAILLRLGQPDVFNIPFIASAGGGIFDSLPLLFALGIAIGLAKDNAGAAALAGAVGFLVLTKATAVINASINMSFFAGIIAGVVAGHCYNRFSNTKLPDFLAFFAGKRLVPIMTGLICLFIAWICGYVWPSVQHGIDTFSLLVSRSGEPGWFIYGVLNRALIPFGLHYILHSVFWFSLGDCLKVTYDAASAVHNICLAPDVVKGLVVGSAVPGIDGSSITQIATDLTRGDLNRFFAGDPHAGVYMAWAYPIFMGGLPGAALAMYFAAPKARRSAVGGMLLSVALTAFLTGITEPIEFSFLFLAPALYALHAVLAGVSMVIANSLGVLHGFGFSAGLIDFVLNWGLATKPWLLIPLIALFFAIYFVVFTFAIRFFKLKTPGREDDDTVTGDSDDQNEAIAQYISALGGKDNLKIVDACITRLRLTLTDNSVLDEQALKSLGAKGILKMGTQNAQVILGPQAESIALKIRAQIEA from the coding sequence ATGAATGCATTTAGTTATCTTCAACGTCTGGGTAAAGCCCTGATGTTGCCTATCGCCACCTTACCAGTTGCAGCCATATTATTACGCCTCGGCCAGCCTGACGTATTTAATATTCCGTTTATTGCCAGTGCCGGTGGCGGGATCTTCGACAGCCTGCCGCTGTTGTTTGCTCTGGGTATCGCCATTGGTCTGGCAAAAGACAATGCTGGTGCTGCAGCTCTCGCGGGTGCTGTCGGCTTTCTGGTCCTCACCAAAGCCACAGCGGTGATTAACGCCTCCATTAACATGTCCTTCTTTGCCGGGATTATTGCGGGTGTGGTGGCCGGTCACTGCTATAACCGCTTCTCCAATACTAAACTGCCGGATTTCCTTGCGTTCTTTGCTGGTAAACGTCTGGTGCCCATCATGACCGGGTTAATTTGTCTATTCATCGCATGGATTTGCGGCTACGTCTGGCCTTCCGTGCAGCACGGCATTGATACCTTCAGTTTGCTGGTGTCCCGTAGCGGTGAGCCCGGCTGGTTTATTTACGGTGTCCTTAACCGCGCGTTAATTCCTTTCGGCCTGCACTACATACTGCATTCCGTCTTCTGGTTCAGCCTCGGTGACTGTCTGAAAGTGACTTACGATGCTGCCAGCGCGGTACATAACATCTGTCTCGCGCCGGACGTGGTGAAAGGTCTGGTCGTTGGCAGCGCCGTGCCAGGTATTGACGGATCCAGCATCACGCAGATTGCCACCGACTTAACCCGGGGCGATCTTAACCGCTTCTTCGCCGGTGACCCGCATGCGGGGGTCTACATGGCCTGGGCATATCCGATCTTTATGGGCGGTCTTCCGGGTGCAGCACTGGCGATGTATTTCGCCGCGCCAAAAGCACGTCGCTCAGCCGTCGGCGGGATGCTGCTCTCTGTCGCCCTGACCGCCTTCCTGACGGGCATTACCGAGCCAATTGAGTTCTCCTTCCTGTTCCTCGCTCCAGCCCTGTATGCCCTGCATGCGGTACTTGCTGGTGTGAGTATGGTAATCGCCAACAGCCTCGGCGTGCTGCATGGCTTTGGTTTTTCCGCCGGGCTTATCGACTTCGTCCTGAACTGGGGTCTTGCCACGAAGCCGTGGCTCCTGATCCCTCTGATTGCTCTGTTCTTTGCGATCTACTTTGTGGTATTCACGTTCGCGATTCGCTTTTTCAAGCTGAAAACGCCGGGTCGCGAAGACGACGACACGGTAACGGGTGATTCTGACGATCAAAACGAGGCCATTGCCCAATACATCTCAGCATTGGGTGGCAAAGATAACCTGAAGATTGTCGATGCCTGTATAACTCGCCTGCGCTTAACGCTTACAGATAACAGCGTGCTGGATGAACAGGCGCTGAAATCACTGGGGGCGAAAGGCATTCTGAAAATGGGTACGCAGAACGCACAGGTGATTCTGGGCCCACAGGCCGAAAGCATCGCGCTGAAGATCCGGGCGCAGATCGAAGCCTGA
- a CDS encoding SgrR family transcriptional regulator produces MRQLQKIRQYQRLYQHYGTEPKPTTIAEVAGVALCSERHARTLLRQLTQNGWLSWQAQPGRGHRAILHCLTTTSELSAPLMHACLEKGDYQSALQLADGDPASLHHIITPFLGGKWLKHQPTLRIPWYRPLTSLHPALQRRRAEQHIICAVHAGLTRYVPGHPQPVADLAHHWESSDDKLRWSFYLRSGAHWHNGQAISDEDILGALHQLLADPARNTGLTHVSKVMLIAPWCLEITLNAPDAMLAHRLAHHVCRLPHPQQPNVGAGPFAIAYHHSHYLRLERQPWYFATHPLLHAIEFWRTRAGTEKPAWITVGKGENAQESITTTSGGFSWLMVNARLPQPLAAWLRQEIQHLNQQFIRRDDVETRTEILPGITTPAYPEAPDVTLPPALSLVCYHTPVLCDLAGMLQTRLKKRGCDVTIHWKDREEWHAPDALAQADILLGDYLAGEVPVFALAEWFTEEPAWIAALGESAWQNAKQTLMAYCESEETLRAHLPAFFHRLLESGACTPLFHYRYRINTMENVQNIVLTASGWLDFTRAWLPPAQERTTSAS; encoded by the coding sequence ATGCGCCAGCTTCAGAAAATCCGACAGTATCAACGGCTTTATCAGCACTACGGCACAGAGCCAAAGCCCACGACCATCGCGGAAGTGGCCGGTGTCGCGTTATGCAGTGAGCGCCATGCACGCACATTGCTGCGCCAGCTTACGCAAAACGGATGGTTAAGCTGGCAGGCGCAACCAGGACGCGGACATCGTGCCATCCTGCATTGCCTGACGACCACCAGCGAACTGAGCGCACCGCTGATGCATGCCTGCCTGGAAAAAGGGGACTACCAGAGCGCGCTGCAGTTGGCCGATGGCGACCCGGCTAGCCTGCATCACATCATCACGCCGTTTTTAGGCGGAAAATGGCTTAAGCACCAGCCGACGCTGCGCATTCCGTGGTATCGCCCACTCACGTCGCTGCATCCCGCCCTGCAACGTCGCCGTGCCGAGCAGCATATTATCTGCGCGGTTCACGCTGGGTTGACGCGTTACGTCCCCGGCCACCCGCAACCGGTGGCCGATTTAGCCCATCACTGGGAGAGTAGTGACGACAAACTTCGCTGGAGCTTTTACCTGCGTAGCGGTGCGCACTGGCATAACGGACAAGCGATCAGCGATGAAGATATTCTCGGCGCGCTGCACCAGTTGTTGGCCGATCCCGCACGTAATACAGGGCTAACTCACGTGAGTAAAGTGATGCTTATCGCACCGTGGTGTCTGGAAATCACGCTTAACGCGCCAGACGCCATGCTGGCGCATCGTCTCGCGCATCATGTTTGCCGTTTGCCACATCCGCAACAACCGAATGTGGGTGCTGGCCCCTTTGCAATTGCTTATCATCACTCGCACTATCTGCGCCTTGAGCGTCAGCCGTGGTACTTTGCGACACATCCCCTGCTGCATGCAATTGAGTTCTGGCGAACCCGCGCCGGAACAGAAAAACCGGCATGGATAACCGTTGGTAAAGGAGAAAATGCCCAGGAGTCCATCACCACCACCAGCGGTGGGTTTTCCTGGCTGATGGTGAATGCCCGGTTACCACAACCGCTGGCCGCCTGGTTGCGCCAGGAAATCCAGCATCTTAACCAGCAGTTCATCCGCCGGGATGATGTTGAAACCCGTACGGAAATACTGCCCGGGATCACGACACCCGCGTATCCTGAAGCGCCTGACGTGACGCTTCCACCTGCCCTTTCACTGGTCTGCTATCACACGCCGGTGCTGTGCGACCTCGCCGGCATGCTGCAAACTCGCCTGAAAAAGCGTGGCTGCGACGTCACGATTCACTGGAAAGATCGCGAAGAGTGGCATGCGCCTGACGCGCTGGCGCAAGCGGATATCTTACTGGGGGATTATCTTGCCGGTGAAGTACCGGTCTTTGCGCTGGCAGAGTGGTTTACTGAAGAACCCGCGTGGATCGCCGCGCTGGGTGAGAGCGCGTGGCAAAACGCAAAGCAGACGCTGATGGCGTATTGCGAAAGTGAGGAAACGCTAAGAGCACACTTGCCCGCCTTCTTTCATCGCCTGCTTGAAAGCGGCGCCTGTACGCCGCTTTTCCACTACCGCTATCGCATCAACACGATGGAAAATGTGCAGAACATTGTGCTGACTGCCAGCGGCTGGCTTGATTTCACCCGCGCCTGGCTACCGCCGGCTCAGGAGCGCACGACCAGCGCATCGTAG
- a CDS encoding HoxN/HupN/NixA family nickel/cobalt transporter: MLRLLRNEPRAALLLLALVMANLLAWGWAWQTFSGSTALMAASLLAWCYGLRHAVDADHIAAIDTVTRKMMQQGKRPSGVGAWFSLGHSTIVVLASIAIAATATAFQKNMAWFHETGSLIGTAVSATFLLAMALVNMVILRGVWRSFQALKKGRATSSEVELPAQGGVMNWLFGATFRLVNKSWQMYLVGFLFGLGFDTATEIGVLGISAASASHGMSVWSIMIFPALFASGMALVDTLDNLLMVGAYGWAFNKPQRKLYYNMTITGTSVVVALFIGGLEALGLLMDKFALSGGVWDVIGAVNDNLGNAGFVVVGLFVACWLISMVNYRWRGYDALVVRS, from the coding sequence ATGTTACGACTCTTACGCAATGAACCTCGTGCCGCGCTTCTGCTGCTGGCTCTGGTAATGGCAAACCTGCTGGCCTGGGGATGGGCATGGCAAACCTTCAGCGGCAGCACGGCGTTGATGGCGGCAAGCCTGCTTGCCTGGTGTTATGGACTTCGCCATGCGGTGGATGCAGACCACATTGCGGCCATTGATACCGTCACGCGTAAGATGATGCAGCAGGGCAAACGCCCATCCGGCGTAGGGGCCTGGTTCTCGCTGGGTCATTCCACCATCGTGGTGCTGGCCTCCATTGCCATTGCTGCCACCGCTACGGCGTTTCAGAAAAATATGGCATGGTTTCACGAGACAGGGAGTCTGATTGGAACAGCCGTTTCCGCGACTTTCCTGCTGGCGATGGCGCTGGTCAATATGGTGATTTTACGCGGCGTCTGGCGCAGTTTTCAGGCGCTGAAAAAGGGGCGCGCGACAAGCAGTGAAGTAGAGTTACCTGCACAGGGCGGCGTCATGAACTGGTTATTTGGCGCAACCTTCCGGCTGGTCAACAAAAGCTGGCAGATGTACCTGGTCGGATTCCTGTTTGGTCTGGGGTTTGACACTGCCACCGAAATTGGCGTGTTGGGCATTTCTGCCGCCAGCGCCTCTCACGGGATGTCGGTGTGGTCAATCATGATCTTCCCGGCGCTCTTCGCCAGCGGTATGGCGCTGGTCGATACCCTCGACAATTTGTTGATGGTCGGTGCTTACGGATGGGCGTTTAACAAACCGCAACGTAAGCTCTACTACAACATGACCATTACCGGGACATCTGTGGTGGTGGCGCTGTTTATTGGCGGGCTGGAAGCGCTGGGTCTGCTGATGGATAAATTCGCCCTCAGCGGTGGCGTCTGGGATGTGATTGGCGCGGTAAACGACAACCTGGGCAACGCCGGATTTGTGGTGGTCGGGCTGTTTGTCGCCTGCTGGCTGATCTCCATGGTCAACTACCGCTGGCGCGGCTACGATGCGCTGGTCGTGCGCTCCTGA
- the hypF gene encoding carbamoyltransferase HypF, protein MCSNGVQLRVRGKVQGVGFRPFVWQLAQSLQLNGDVCNDGEGVLVRLAGNGGAFTARLRQDCPPLARIDAIDLQPFTWRRVPEDFTIRHSAGGAMDTQIVPDAATCPACLAEMRDPRERRYRYPFINCTHCGPRFTIIRAMPYDRPATSMATFPLCEPCETEYRNPADRRFHAQPVACPDCGPELEWRAGDIITTRESALSAAVEMLKNGGIVAIKGLGGFHLACDALNPQAVALLRSRKQRPAKPLAVMIPQAEALPTAIQTLLCSPAAPIVLTPKVWLPALPDEIAPGLDLVGIMLPANPLQHLLMLDCQLPLVMTSGNLSGKPPAISNQQALDELGEIADGFLLHNRDIVQRMDDSVLLQDGTMLRRARGFVPDAITLPAGFSNIPAMLCTGSEMKNTFCLVRGNQAVLSQHFGDLSDEGVEAQWRSALALMQQIYTFQPERVVCDAHPGYHSRQWAHEQALPVDTVLHHHAHAAACLAENGWPLDGGDVIALTMDGIGMGENGALWGGECLRVNYCDCEHLGGLPAVALPGGDLAAVQPWRNLLAHCLAFVPDWQHYPETRAVQRQNWPLLATAIGRGVNTPLASSCGRLFDAIACALGIETQRYESEAACRLEALASQCAGVAHPVTLSVDNLSLFWQQWLNWQAEPCERAWAFHDALAKGLAQLVKLHAMRLSLSTVCFSGGVLHNRLLRARLRHYLSDFTLLFPSRLPAGDGAISFGQAVVAAARSCSQRT, encoded by the coding sequence ATGTGCAGTAACGGCGTACAGCTGCGCGTGCGCGGCAAAGTGCAGGGCGTCGGATTTCGTCCCTTCGTCTGGCAACTGGCGCAGTCGCTTCAGTTAAACGGCGACGTCTGCAATGACGGAGAGGGCGTGCTGGTGCGGCTCGCGGGTAATGGGGGGGCCTTTACCGCGAGGCTGCGCCAGGACTGCCCACCGCTGGCGCGTATTGACGCGATCGACTTGCAGCCTTTCACCTGGAGGCGTGTGCCGGAGGACTTTACCATCCGTCACAGCGCGGGCGGGGCGATGGACACCCAGATCGTACCGGATGCCGCTACCTGTCCGGCATGCCTGGCTGAGATGCGCGATCCCCGTGAACGCCGTTATCGCTATCCGTTTATCAACTGCACCCACTGTGGTCCGCGTTTTACCATTATCCGCGCCATGCCTTATGACCGCCCGGCCACGTCGATGGCGACATTCCCGCTGTGCGAACCATGTGAAACGGAGTATCGCAACCCCGCAGACCGCCGTTTTCATGCGCAGCCCGTCGCCTGCCCGGACTGCGGGCCGGAGCTGGAATGGCGTGCGGGGGACATCATTACTACCCGCGAGTCTGCGTTAAGCGCTGCGGTAGAGATGCTGAAAAACGGTGGCATTGTTGCCATCAAAGGGTTAGGGGGTTTTCACCTCGCCTGTGATGCGCTCAATCCGCAGGCGGTCGCGTTACTTCGATCACGCAAACAGCGTCCTGCGAAGCCGCTGGCCGTGATGATCCCGCAGGCGGAAGCGCTGCCGACGGCGATTCAGACGCTGTTATGCTCACCCGCAGCCCCCATTGTGCTTACGCCAAAGGTGTGGTTGCCCGCGTTGCCCGACGAGATAGCTCCGGGCCTGGACTTGGTAGGCATCATGCTGCCCGCAAACCCGCTGCAACATTTGCTCATGCTCGACTGCCAGCTTCCGCTGGTGATGACCTCCGGCAATCTCAGCGGCAAACCGCCCGCCATCAGTAATCAGCAGGCGCTGGACGAGCTTGGGGAGATTGCAGACGGTTTTCTGCTTCACAACCGCGACATTGTGCAGAGGATGGATGATTCGGTCCTGCTTCAGGACGGGACAATGCTGCGCCGTGCGCGCGGATTTGTGCCGGATGCCATCACGTTGCCTGCAGGTTTTAGCAATATACCCGCTATGTTGTGTACAGGTAGCGAGATGAAAAATACGTTCTGCCTGGTGCGCGGGAACCAGGCCGTGCTGAGCCAGCATTTTGGCGATCTCAGTGACGAGGGTGTCGAAGCCCAGTGGCGTTCGGCACTGGCGCTGATGCAGCAGATCTACACCTTTCAACCGGAGCGTGTGGTGTGCGATGCCCATCCGGGTTACCACTCCCGACAATGGGCACACGAGCAGGCGTTGCCGGTCGACACCGTGTTGCACCATCACGCACACGCGGCGGCGTGCCTGGCTGAAAACGGCTGGCCGCTCGACGGTGGCGATGTTATCGCGTTGACGATGGACGGGATCGGCATGGGCGAGAACGGTGCGCTGTGGGGTGGGGAATGTCTGCGGGTAAACTACTGCGACTGTGAGCATCTCGGTGGATTACCTGCCGTGGCGTTGCCTGGCGGGGATCTGGCGGCCGTTCAGCCGTGGCGCAATTTACTCGCACATTGCCTGGCGTTTGTGCCTGACTGGCAGCACTACCCGGAAACGCGTGCGGTACAGCGCCAAAACTGGCCGCTGCTGGCGACAGCAATCGGGCGCGGCGTCAATACGCCGCTGGCCTCGTCATGCGGAAGGCTTTTCGATGCAATCGCCTGCGCGCTGGGCATAGAAACGCAACGCTACGAAAGTGAAGCGGCTTGCCGGCTGGAAGCACTGGCTTCACAGTGCGCCGGTGTCGCGCACCCGGTCACGCTTTCGGTGGATAATCTCTCCCTCTTCTGGCAGCAATGGCTGAACTGGCAGGCGGAGCCCTGCGAACGCGCATGGGCGTTTCACGATGCGCTGGCAAAAGGGTTGGCGCAATTAGTCAAATTGCATGCCATGCGTTTATCACTTTCCACGGTGTGCTTCAGCGGTGGGGTGTTACACAACCGCCTGCTGCGTGCGCGTCTGCGTCATTATCTTTCTGACTTTACGCTTCTTTTTCCTTCGCGCCTGCCCGCAGGTGACGGAGCGATCTCCTTCGGGCAGGCGGTGGTCGCCGCCGCCCGGTCATGTTCACAAAGGACTTAA
- the hydN gene encoding electron transport protein HydN: protein MNRFIMADASKCIGCRTCEVACVVSHQAEQDCASLTPDTFLPRIHVIKGVNISTAAICRQCEDAPCANVCPNGAIKREKGFVHVMQERCIGCKTCVVACPYGAMEVVVRPVVRNSGMGLNVRTDKAEANKCDLCYHREAGPACMEACPTHALVCVDRDKLEQMSAEKRRRAVFDTSSSLLF, encoded by the coding sequence ATGAACCGTTTTATTATGGCCGATGCCAGTAAGTGCATTGGTTGCCGTACCTGTGAAGTAGCGTGCGTGGTTTCCCATCAGGCGGAGCAGGATTGCGCGTCGCTTACCCCTGATACTTTTTTGCCGCGCATCCATGTCATTAAAGGCGTGAATATTTCCACCGCCGCCATCTGTCGTCAGTGCGAAGACGCACCGTGCGCGAATGTCTGCCCGAACGGGGCGATTAAACGCGAAAAAGGGTTTGTGCACGTGATGCAGGAGCGCTGCATCGGCTGTAAAACCTGCGTGGTTGCCTGCCCGTATGGCGCGATGGAAGTGGTTGTCCGTCCGGTTGTGCGTAACAGCGGCATGGGCCTGAATGTGCGCACGGACAAAGCCGAAGCCAACAAGTGTGACCTCTGCTACCACCGTGAAGCGGGCCCGGCCTGCATGGAAGCCTGCCCGACGCACGCCCTGGTGTGTGTTGATCGCGATAAGCTCGAACAGATGAGTGCGGAAAAACGCCGTCGTGCGGTGTTCGATACCTCTTCATCTCTGCTGTTCTGA
- a CDS encoding LacI family DNA-binding transcriptional regulator produces MTTMLEVAKRAGVSKATVSRVLSGNGYVSQETKDRVFQAIEESGYRPNLLARNLATKRTQTLGLVVTNTLYHGVYFSELLFNAARMTEEKGRQLILADGKHSADEEREAIQYLLDMRCDAVIIYPRFLSVDEMDEIVEKCEQPIMVLNRRLRKNSSHSVWSDHKASCQEAVSQLIEKGHREIAFITGSLDSPTGVERLSGYKDALAQHQIPLRPELISQGKWNPASGAAAVSELLARGATFTALVASNDDMAIGAMKQLHDSGVATPDAVSVIGFDDVAIAPYIVPSLSSVRIPVTEMIKETISRLIFMLDGGEFKYQQTFSGELVLRDSVIDGPHR; encoded by the coding sequence ATGACCACGATGCTTGAAGTGGCGAAGCGGGCAGGCGTTTCGAAAGCAACGGTATCCCGGGTGCTGTCGGGAAATGGCTATGTCAGCCAGGAGACCAAAGACCGGGTGTTTCAGGCCATTGAAGAGAGCGGCTATCGCCCGAATTTACTGGCGCGCAACCTGGCGACCAAACGCACCCAGACGCTGGGGCTGGTAGTGACAAACACCCTGTACCACGGCGTCTACTTTAGCGAACTGCTGTTTAACGCCGCGCGGATGACAGAAGAAAAAGGGCGACAGCTGATCCTTGCTGACGGCAAGCACAGCGCTGATGAAGAGCGTGAGGCGATCCAGTATTTACTCGATATGCGTTGCGATGCGGTGATTATCTACCCGCGTTTCCTGAGTGTGGATGAGATGGATGAGATCGTCGAGAAGTGTGAGCAACCGATTATGGTGCTTAACCGCCGCTTGCGGAAAAACAGCAGCCACAGCGTCTGGTCCGATCATAAAGCTTCCTGTCAGGAGGCGGTGTCGCAGCTGATTGAGAAAGGGCACAGAGAGATCGCATTTATCACGGGTTCGCTGGATTCACCCACCGGGGTTGAACGTCTCTCCGGCTACAAGGACGCACTGGCACAGCACCAGATCCCGCTACGCCCTGAGCTGATTTCGCAGGGAAAGTGGAACCCGGCCAGTGGTGCCGCGGCGGTTTCCGAGCTGTTGGCTCGGGGGGCAACCTTTACGGCGCTGGTGGCGAGTAACGACGATATGGCAATCGGTGCTATGAAGCAGCTGCACGACAGCGGTGTGGCCACCCCGGACGCGGTATCGGTGATCGGTTTTGACGACGTGGCCATCGCACCTTATATCGTGCCGTCGCTTTCCAGCGTTCGCATTCCGGTGACGGAGATGATCAAAGAAACCATCAGCCGACTGATCTTTATGCTCGACGGCGGGGAGTTTAAATATCAGCAAACGTTCTCCGGCGAGCTTGTCCTGCGCGACTCCGTCATTGACGGCCCTCATCGTTGA
- the ascF gene encoding PTS cellobiose/arbutin/salicin transporter subunit IIBC encodes MAKNYAALANDVVSALGGKENIVAVTHCMTRLRFVLKDESLTDAARLKSISGVLGVVRNDNQCQVIIGNTVSQAYREVVSLLPADLQPASPEGPQKLTLRRIGAGILDALIGTMSPLIPAIIGGSMVKLLAMILEMTGVLPKGAPTLTILTVIGDGAFFFLPLMVAASAAVKFKTNMSLAIAIAGVLVHPSFIELMAKAAQGEHVEFAFIPVTAVKYTYTVIPALVMTWCLSYIERWVDRITPAVTKNFLKPMLIVLIAAPLAIVLIGPLGIWIGSAISALVYTIHGYLGWLSVAIMGALWPLLVMTGMHRVFTPTIIQTIAETGKEGMVMPSEIGANLSLGGSSLAVAWKTKNPELRQTALAAAASAIMAGISEPALYGVAVRLKRPLIASLISGFICGAVAGIAGLASHSMAAPGLFTSVQFFDPANPMTIVWVFGVMALAVVLSFVLTLILGFEDIPVEDDAEKARALQSAPVQSKAAKA; translated from the coding sequence ATGGCCAAAAATTACGCTGCGCTGGCGAATGATGTCGTCAGCGCGCTGGGCGGCAAAGAGAACATCGTCGCCGTCACCCACTGCATGACGCGTCTGCGCTTCGTCCTGAAAGACGAAAGCCTCACCGACGCTGCGCGTCTGAAAAGCATTAGCGGCGTGCTCGGCGTAGTGCGCAACGACAACCAGTGCCAGGTGATCATTGGCAACACCGTTTCTCAGGCCTACCGCGAGGTAGTCAGCCTGCTGCCAGCCGACCTGCAGCCTGCATCACCGGAAGGTCCACAGAAGTTGACATTGCGCCGCATTGGCGCCGGGATCCTGGATGCGCTCATCGGCACCATGTCGCCGCTGATCCCGGCGATCATCGGTGGCTCGATGGTTAAACTGCTGGCGATGATCCTTGAGATGACCGGCGTGCTGCCTAAAGGCGCGCCGACGCTCACCATTCTCACCGTGATTGGCGACGGTGCCTTCTTCTTCCTGCCGCTGATGGTGGCGGCCTCGGCAGCGGTGAAATTCAAAACCAACATGTCGCTGGCGATCGCCATTGCAGGGGTTTTGGTTCATCCGAGCTTTATCGAGTTGATGGCGAAAGCCGCGCAGGGCGAGCATGTTGAGTTCGCCTTCATTCCAGTAACGGCAGTGAAATACACCTACACCGTGATCCCGGCGCTGGTGATGACCTGGTGCCTGTCGTACATCGAACGCTGGGTCGATCGCATTACCCCGGCAGTGACCAAAAACTTCCTCAAACCGATGCTGATCGTGCTGATTGCCGCCCCGCTCGCCATTGTGCTGATTGGGCCGCTGGGGATCTGGATCGGTAGCGCCATCTCCGCGCTGGTTTACACCATTCACGGCTATCTGGGCTGGCTCTCCGTGGCGATCATGGGAGCACTCTGGCCGCTGCTGGTGATGACCGGGATGCACCGCGTCTTTACGCCAACCATCATCCAGACCATTGCCGAAACGGGCAAAGAAGGGATGGTCATGCCGTCGGAAATCGGCGCCAACCTCTCCCTTGGCGGTTCGTCTCTGGCGGTAGCCTGGAAAACCAAAAACCCGGAGCTGCGCCAGACGGCGTTAGCGGCGGCAGCCTCTGCCATCATGGCGGGGATCTCTGAACCCGCGCTGTACGGTGTAGCGGTACGGCTGAAACGTCCACTGATTGCGAGCCTGATCAGCGGTTTTATCTGCGGTGCGGTGGCCGGCATTGCCGGACTTGCCAGCCATTCGATGGCCGCACCTGGGTTGTTTACCAGCGTGCAGTTCTTCGACCCGGCGAACCCGATGACCATCGTCTGGGTGTTCGGTGTCATGGCGCTGGCGGTGGTGCTGTCGTTCGTTCTGACCCTGATATTAGGTTTTGAAGATATCCCGGTCGAAGACGATGCTGAAAAAGCGCGCGCCCTACAGAGTGCCCCGGTACAGAGCAAAGCAGCAAAAGCATAA
- a CDS encoding 6-phospho-beta-glucosidase yields MSVFPKGFLWGGALAANQSEGAYREGGKGLTTVDMIPHGANRLAVKVGKEKRFSLRDDEFYPSHEAIDFYHRYKEDIALMAEMGFTVFRTSIAWSRLYPNGDEPLPNKEGIAFYRAVFEECKKYNIEPLVTLCHFDVPMHLVTEYGSWRNRKMVDFFARYARTCFEEFNGLVKYWLTFNEINIMLHSPFSGAGLVFEEGENEDQVKYQAAHHELVASALATKIAHEVNTGNQVGCMLAGGNFYPYSCKPEDVWMALEKDRENLFFIDVQARGSYPAYSARVFREKGVVIVKDPGDDELLKNTVDFVSFSYYASRCTSADMNAGNTSAANIVKSLRNPHIQVSEWGWGIDPLGLRITMNMMYDRYQKPLFLVENGLGAKDVIDENGEINDDYRISYLREHIRAMGDAIEDGVPLMGYTTWGCIDLVAASTGEMSKRYGFVYVDRDDAGNGTLDRKRKKSFWWYKKVIASNGADLE; encoded by the coding sequence ATGTCTGTTTTTCCAAAAGGATTTTTATGGGGCGGCGCGCTTGCCGCCAACCAGAGTGAAGGCGCTTATCGCGAAGGCGGCAAAGGGCTCACAACGGTCGATATGATCCCCCACGGCGCGAATCGTCTGGCGGTAAAGGTCGGTAAGGAAAAGCGGTTTTCGCTGCGTGACGACGAGTTCTACCCGAGCCACGAAGCGATTGATTTTTATCATCGCTACAAAGAAGACATCGCCCTGATGGCGGAGATGGGGTTTACGGTGTTCCGCACCTCAATTGCCTGGAGCCGCCTCTATCCAAATGGCGATGAGCCGCTGCCCAATAAAGAAGGTATTGCCTTCTACCGCGCGGTGTTTGAAGAGTGCAAAAAGTACAACATCGAGCCGCTGGTGACCCTCTGCCACTTCGACGTACCGATGCACCTGGTGACGGAGTACGGTTCCTGGCGCAACCGCAAGATGGTCGATTTCTTCGCCCGTTACGCCCGCACCTGCTTCGAGGAATTTAATGGTCTGGTGAAATACTGGCTGACCTTCAATGAAATCAACATTATGTTGCACAGCCCGTTCTCTGGCGCGGGCCTGGTATTTGAAGAAGGCGAGAACGAAGATCAGGTGAAATATCAGGCCGCACACCACGAGCTGGTGGCGAGCGCGCTGGCGACCAAAATCGCCCACGAGGTAAACACGGGAAATCAGGTCGGCTGCATGCTGGCGGGCGGGAATTTCTACCCGTACTCCTGCAAGCCAGAAGACGTGTGGATGGCGCTGGAGAAAGATCGCGAGAACCTGTTCTTTATCGACGTGCAGGCGCGCGGCAGCTATCCAGCCTACTCCGCCCGCGTATTCCGCGAGAAAGGCGTGGTGATTGTGAAAGATCCTGGCGACGACGAACTGCTGAAAAACACCGTCGATTTTGTCTCGTTCAGCTATTACGCTTCGCGCTGCACGTCGGCAGATATGAACGCGGGCAACACCAGCGCCGCGAACATCGTGAAATCCCTGCGCAACCCGCATATTCAGGTGAGCGAATGGGGCTGGGGCATCGACCCGCTCGGCCTGCGCATCACCATGAACATGATGTACGACCGCTACCAGAAGCCGCTGTTCCTGGTGGAAAACGGTCTCGGGGCGAAAGACGTTATTGATGAAAACGGCGAGATTAACGACGACTACCGCATCAGCTATCTGCGCGAGCATATTCGCGCGATGGGTGACGCGATTGAGGACGGCGTGCCGCTGATGGGCTACACCACCTGGGGCTGCATCGACCTGGTGGCCGCCTCAACGGGTGAGATGAGCAAGCGCTACGGGTTTGTGTACGTTGACCGCGACGACGCCGGAAACGGCACGCTGGACAGGAAACGCAAGAAATCGTTCTGGTGGTATAAGAAGGTGATTGCGAGTAACGGGGCGGATCTGGAGTAG